The window TGCTCCTGGAGCGCGGCGGCATCGGCCTCGCGCACGAGAAACTCAACGCCGAAGAGGCACTCTCGGTGCGGGACGTCATCGTCTACCTGTGCCACAGCCGGGTCACCGAACAGCGGGCCGCCGACCAGATGGTGATGCTCCGCAAGCACTTCGGCACTCACCCCGAGATCGGCAGGGCCGTCCGGATGATCTCCGACGACGAGGACAACCACCTCGCCTACACCCACGAGGAACTGCTGCGCTACGCGGCCGCCGGCCACGGGCGCTTCATCCAGCGGACCCTGCGTGAGTGCGCCCTGGCCGAGATCGCCGTCCACCGGGACGTCAGCCTCGCCGTGATGGACCGCATGGGGCGCATCCTGGGCTGGCCGAAGGCGAAGGCGGCCGTCCTGGCCGCGGGCATCCGCGCGGTGTACGCGTACGAGCGGGCCCTCGGCTGGCGCCGCATGGTCACCCTGGAGATGCCGACCCGCCGCGACGCCCTCGGCGGCCCGGCGACGGCGGCCCCGGAGTTCGCCTGAGACGCCACGCCACGCGCGCGTGAGCACGAAAATCTCACCACGCGCGCGTGCGGGAGACGGTCCTCGGCCGCACGGGGAGGGCTACAGCCAGCCCCGGCGCTTGAACAGCCGGAACACCAGCACCTCCGTCACGACCATCAGCGCCATCAGTGCCGGATAGGACCACGTCCAGCGCAGTTCCGGCATGTGCTCGAAGTTCATGCCGTAGACACCGGCGGCCATGGTCGGGATCGCGGCCATGGCCGCCCAGGCCGAGATCTTCCGCATGTCGTCGTTCTGCCGGACGCTCATCTGCGCCAGGTGCGCGGAGAGGATGTCGGAGACCAGCCGGTCCAGTCCCTCGACGGACTCGTTGACGCGGGTGAGGTGGTCGTTGACGTCACGGAAGAAGGGCTGGGCCTTCTCGTCGACGAAGGGCACCGCGGCCGCGGGGTTGCCCGTGGAGGAGAGCCGGTTGAGCGGTGCGGCGAGGGGGCCGGTCGCCCGGCGGAACTCCAGGACCTGGCGCTTGAAGGTGTAGATGCGGGAGGCGGTGTTCCGGGAGCCGCCGACGTCGGGCGAGAAGACCTCCGCCTCCAGCTCCTCCAGGTCCGTCTGGAGTTCGGTCGCCACGTCCAGGTAGTGGTCGACCGTGGCGTCCGTGATCGCGTACAGCACGGAGGTGGGCCCCTTGCCGAGCAGTTCGGGCTCCCGTTCCAGCCGGGTGCGGACGACGCCCAGGGGCGAGCCCTCGCCGTGGCGCACGGTCACCACGAAGGCGTGGCCGAGGAAGACCATCACCTCCCCGGTGGTCACGGTGTCGGTGGACGGCTCGTACCCGACCGGTTTGAGGACCATGAACAGCGAATCGTCGTACACCTCCAGCTTGGGCCGCTGGTGCGCCTTCAGCGCGTCCTCGACGGCCAGAGGATGCAACGCGAACTCCTCTGTGACCAGGGCGAACTCCTTCTCCGAGGGCTCGTGCAGACCGATCCACACGAAGCCGCCCGAGGCACGGGCCGCGGCCAGGGCGTCGGAGAGGTCCTCGGGTCCCTCGGTGCGGTGCCCGTCGTGGTAGACGGCACAGTCGACGATCACAGGAAGTTCCTTTCTCGGGGGCTCTGTCCACAGCCGTCTCGTTCGCGGAGGCTTTGTCCACAGGGCCGCAGGGGGCGGTCGGGCGGGCGTCTACGCTGGGACGCATGCCCACGTTGATCCTTGTCCGGCACGGACGTTCCACCGCCAACACCGAGGGCGTGCTCGCCGGGTGGACGCCCGGGATCGCGCTCGACGAGCGGGGGGCGGCGCAGGCCGCGGCGCTGCCCGGTCGCCTCGACGGGCTGCCGATCGCCGAGATCGTCACCAGCCCGCTCCAGCGCTGCCAGGAGACGATCCGCCCCCTCCTCGACGCCCGGCCCGGCCTCAGCCCGCACACCGACGACCGCATCGGCGAGTGCCACTACGGCGACTGGTCGGGCCGCAAGCTCGCCGAACTGATGGACGAGCCGCTGATGCAGGTCGTCCAGACGTACCCGACGGCGGCCGAGTTCCCGGGCGGCGAGTCGATGCGGGCCATGCAGCATCGGGCCGCCGAGGCGGTGCGGGAGTGGAACGCGCGCGTGGAGCGCGAGCACGGGGCCGACGCCGTGTATGTGATGTGCTCGCACGGCGACATCATCAAGTCGCTCGTCGCGGACGCACTCGGACTTCATCTGGACCTCTTCCAGCGGATCTCTGTCGAACCGTGTTCCATCACCGCGATCCGTTACACCCGGCTCAGGCCGTTTCTCGTCCGTCTCGGCGACACCGGGGACTTCGCGTCCCTGGCGCCGCACGAGCAGCCCCCGAGCGGTGACGCGACCGTCGGGGGCGGTGCGGGGGCACCGTGATCGTCAACCGCAGTAGGGTGAAGCGGTCGCGGCGGCGCTGAACCAGTCAGCAGCCGGCGCGGCCGGTCCCGACGTCGATTCCAATGGAGACAGGACGTGTCCCGTCAGGTGTTCCTCTACGACCCCCCGGACCGCTTCGTGGCCGGTACGGTCGGGCTGCCCGGGCGCCGGACCTTCTTCCTGCAGGCCTCCTCCGGGCAGCGTGTCACCAGTGTCGCCCTGGAGAAGACCCAGGTCGCCGCGCTCGCCGAGCGCATGGACGAGCTGCTCGACGAGGTCGTGCGGCGCAGCGGCGGAAGCGCCGCGGTGCCGGCCGTCGCCCCCGCCGAGGTGTCGGACACGGCGCCGCTGGAGGCCCCCGTCGAGGAGGAGTTCCGGGTCGGCACCATGGCGCTGGCCTGGGACGGCGACGAGGAGCGGATGATCGTCGAGGCCCAGGCCCTGGTCGAGCTGGACGCCGACTCCGAGGAGGACCTGGCCGAGGCGGAGGAGCGGATGCTCCAGGACGAGGAGAACGGCCCGCCGATGCTCCGCGTCCGCCTCACCGGTTCCCAGGCCCGTGCCTTCGCCAAGCGTGCTCTCGACGTCGTCAACGCGGGGCGGCCGCCGTGCCCGCTGTGCAGTCTGCCGCTCGATCCGGAGGGACACGTATGTCCGCGCCAGAACGGATACCGGCGGGGGGCGTGACCTCCTCCGCCTCCGCTGCCTCCGCCGGCTCGTCGTCGCCCGACCTGCCGTCCGTCGAGCTGCTCGCCGAGGGCGAGTTGACCGTGCGCGGGCAGGTGCGGGAGGCGTCCAACGCGGTGCTGTACTGCACGGTCTCCCACGAGGGCCGGGAGGCCGCCTGCGTCTACAAGCCCGTCGCCGGGGAGCGGCCCCTGTGGGACTTCCCCGACGGCACGCTCGCGCAGCGGGAGGTCGCCGCGTACGAGGTGTCCGAGGCGACCGGCTGGGGGCTGGTCCCGCCCACCGTGCTGCGCGACGGGCCCTACGGCCAGGGCATGTGCCAGCTGTGGATCGAGGGCGAGGCCGGTTCCGAACTGCTGGCCCTCGTGGAGGGCGAGGAGGCCGGGGAGGGCTGGAAGGCCGTCGGCTTCGCGGAGGTCGGGGACGGCGAGACCGCGCTCCTCGTGCACGCCGACGACCGGCGGCTGCGACGGCTCGCCGTGCTCGACGCGGTCGTCAACAACGCCGACCGCAAGGGCGGGCATCTCCTGCCGGCCCCCGGGGAGCGGTTGTACGGCATCGACCACGGGGTGACCTTCAACGTCGAGAACAAGCTGCGGACACTGCTGTGGGGGTGGGCGGGGGAACCGCTCACCGAGGAGGCCGTCGAGGTGCTGGGCCGGCTGCGGGACGCACTGGCCGAGGGCGGACCGCTGGCCGCGAAGCTGGTCGCGTTGATCACACCGGCCGAGCTGGACGCCACGCGGGAGCGGGTGGCCGCGTTGCTGGAGAGCGGACGCCACCCGGAGCCGAGCGGCGAGTGGCCGGCGATCCCCTGGCCCCCGGTCTGAGGGCACCGCTGTGGCCCACCCCTGCCGCGGGTGCGCCCCGTCGGGGGCGCGGGGGACCGCGCGACCAGCCACGTCCGGCGCAAGCCGCGGAACAGCCTGTGGCCCCGGGCTGGAAGGTGCCCCGGCCGATCCCCGGAGGGACCCCGCATGACCTCGCAGCGATCGGGTTAGGCTCGTGGCATGCATGCCTGGCCCGCTTCTGAGGTCCC is drawn from Streptomyces bottropensis ATCC 25435 and contains these coding sequences:
- a CDS encoding histidine phosphatase family protein, producing MPTLILVRHGRSTANTEGVLAGWTPGIALDERGAAQAAALPGRLDGLPIAEIVTSPLQRCQETIRPLLDARPGLSPHTDDRIGECHYGDWSGRKLAELMDEPLMQVVQTYPTAAEFPGGESMRAMQHRAAEAVREWNARVEREHGADAVYVMCSHGDIIKSLVADALGLHLDLFQRISVEPCSITAIRYTRLRPFLVRLGDTGDFASLAPHEQPPSGDATVGGGAGAP
- a CDS encoding SCO1664 family protein; its protein translation is MSAPERIPAGGVTSSASAASAGSSSPDLPSVELLAEGELTVRGQVREASNAVLYCTVSHEGREAACVYKPVAGERPLWDFPDGTLAQREVAAYEVSEATGWGLVPPTVLRDGPYGQGMCQLWIEGEAGSELLALVEGEEAGEGWKAVGFAEVGDGETALLVHADDRRLRRLAVLDAVVNNADRKGGHLLPAPGERLYGIDHGVTFNVENKLRTLLWGWAGEPLTEEAVEVLGRLRDALAEGGPLAAKLVALITPAELDATRERVAALLESGRHPEPSGEWPAIPWPPV
- a CDS encoding DUF3090 domain-containing protein, whose protein sequence is MSRQVFLYDPPDRFVAGTVGLPGRRTFFLQASSGQRVTSVALEKTQVAALAERMDELLDEVVRRSGGSAAVPAVAPAEVSDTAPLEAPVEEEFRVGTMALAWDGDEERMIVEAQALVELDADSEEDLAEAEERMLQDEENGPPMLRVRLTGSQARAFAKRALDVVNAGRPPCPLCSLPLDPEGHVCPRQNGYRRGA
- the corA gene encoding magnesium/cobalt transporter CorA produces the protein MIVDCAVYHDGHRTEGPEDLSDALAAARASGGFVWIGLHEPSEKEFALVTEEFALHPLAVEDALKAHQRPKLEVYDDSLFMVLKPVGYEPSTDTVTTGEVMVFLGHAFVVTVRHGEGSPLGVVRTRLEREPELLGKGPTSVLYAITDATVDHYLDVATELQTDLEELEAEVFSPDVGGSRNTASRIYTFKRQVLEFRRATGPLAAPLNRLSSTGNPAAAVPFVDEKAQPFFRDVNDHLTRVNESVEGLDRLVSDILSAHLAQMSVRQNDDMRKISAWAAMAAIPTMAAGVYGMNFEHMPELRWTWSYPALMALMVVTEVLVFRLFKRRGWL